The stretch of DNA GCGGTAATGGCCGCGCCGACCCGGCGCTGCACATTGGCATTGTCCGGCTCATGGCGCGCCAGCAGGTGCAGGTTGCCGGCGATCACTTGCAGCAGGTTGTTGAAGTCGTGGGCCACGCCACCGGTCATGCCGCCAATGGCTTCGAGCTTCTGCACCTGGCGCAACTGCTCCTCGGCCGAGACCCGCGCGTTGACCTCCTCGGCCACCCGCTGCTCGAGGTTGCGCGTCAGTTGCAGCAGCGACTCTTCGGCCATCTTGCGTTCGTGGATATCGATCAGCACGCCGGGAAAGCGCAAGGCCTGTCCTGCGTCGTCGAACTCGCAACGGCCACAACCCATGACCCACAGGTAACTGCCGTCCTCCCGGCGGATCCGGTATTCGGTGTTGTAGGGCACGCCCTTTTTCACGCTGTAGGCGGCCTGTTCCTTGATCCGCGGCAGATCCTCGGGGTGCACCCGGCCATCGGCGACCGCCATCGACAGGTCGTCCAGCGGCTGCTCCAGCGGGTAGGAGAAGGTCCGGGCAAAACGCTCGTCGCCCGACAGCCGATCGGCCTTGATGTCCCAGACAAAGGAACCCAGCAGCGCCCCGGCATTGAGCGCCAGCTGCACCCGTTCGTTTTCCGCGCGGTAGGCGTTTTCGACTTCCTGGCGGCGCTGCTCGGACAGCACGTGGGCGGTGGTCTCGACCACGATCGCCATGACCCCGGCCGGGGCCTGGTCGTCGCCGGCCACCGGGCTGTAGTAGAGGTCCATCCAGACATGTTCCGGCTGGCCGTTGCGCAGCAGGACCAGCTCTTTGTTGCGGTACGACAGGGTCCCGCCCGCCAGGCAGGTGTCCAGCACATGGCGGTTGAAATCCGCCACTTCCGGCCAGCCCAGCTCCACCTGGCGGCCGAGCAGGTACGGATGCCGGCCGCCGGCGAATTCGGCGTAGGCATCGTTGTAGATCATGTAGCCCGAGCGGCCCCAGAGCATGACCAGCGGCACCGGCGAGGCCAGCAACAGTTGCACGGCGCTGCACAGGCTCGACGACCACTGTTCCAGCGCGCCCAGCTCGGTGACGGACCAGTCGAACGCCTGGATGCGCCCGGCCATCTCGCCTCTCCAGCCCTGGCAACCATGAGGATCGGATAAGAACGACATCGCTTGACCCAGTGAACACGATTGAATGACGGCATTCCCGGCCGCGCCCCGAACGCCACGGACAGGTACTCAAGTTTGGAGCACGGGCCACGCGGATGGTTTCACCGCATTTTCGCGATTGTCGGACCAGTCGCCATGACGCCGGTCAGACAACCCCGGCCTGTAGCCGCTGCCGCAGGCTGCGATCGGCCGGAACGGCCGTAAAAGTCTCAAGATCGCTGAAGGCCTGCGGCCTTGTCGCAACCTGCGGCAGTGGCTACATCAGCGGAAATCGCGGCTGCGC from Pseudomonas chlororaphis subsp. chlororaphis encodes:
- a CDS encoding hybrid sensor histidine kinase/response regulator; translated protein: MSFLSDPHGCQGWRGEMAGRIQAFDWSVTELGALEQWSSSLCSAVQLLLASPVPLVMLWGRSGYMIYNDAYAEFAGGRHPYLLGRQVELGWPEVADFNRHVLDTCLAGGTLSYRNKELVLLRNGQPEHVWMDLYYSPVAGDDQAPAGVMAIVVETTAHVLSEQRRQEVENAYRAENERVQLALNAGALLGSFVWDIKADRLSGDERFARTFSYPLEQPLDDLSMAVADGRVHPEDLPRIKEQAAYSVKKGVPYNTEYRIRREDGSYLWVMGCGRCEFDDAGQALRFPGVLIDIHERKMAEESLLQLTRNLEQRVAEEVNARVSAEEQLRQVQKLEAIGGMTGGVAHDFNNLLQVIAGNLHLLARHEPDNANVQRRVGAAITAVERGAKLSAQLLAFARRQPLSPEVYNPRRIPDSLSELLQRALGETIDIDVQLPAKPWCIKVDRSQLENALLNLAINARDAMKGEGTIGIRGENVVLDRGFCAGKGISPGDYLCLSVADTGDGMPPEVLKQAFEPFFTTKRDGQGTGLGLSMVFGFVKQSGGHIEMLSTPGQGTTVRMYFVRSTEPEPGAVPRRGQRPGHGQETILVVEDNEDVRAAAVELLESAGYKVLVAANGDAAMQLLLSGARVELIFTDVVMPGLIKSTDLALWAKTQSPAVAVLFTSGHTRDIISCNHQLSPDTHLLSKPYSPDALTAMVRSVLEA